GCGGGCCCCGGCTCGTCGGCTTCCTCGAAGACGGCGCCGACGGCGCGGACTTCGACGAGAAGGCGCTGCACGCCGAGCTGAGCCTGCGCCTGCCCGGCCCGCTCGTACCCGCCCGCTGGGCACGGCTGGAGACCATGCCGACCCTCGCCGGGGGCAAGCCCGACCGTACGGCGCTGTCCCGCCGAGCGGCGGCGCTCGACCCCGACGACACGGTGACGTCCGCCCCCGAGGACAGCGTGACGTCCGAGCCGGGAACCGGCGCCGAGTCCGGGCCCGCCGTGTCCGTCATGTCCGACGATCCGATGACGGCCCTGCTCGCGGAAGGCTGGCGCGAGGTCCTCGGCCACGGCCGTTTCGACGCCCGCTCCCACTTCTTCCACAGCGGGGGCCACTCCCTGCTGGCCGCCGAACTGGCCGCCTGGCTGGAGCCCCGGCTGGGCACGCGCCCGCCGCTGAAGGTGCTCTTCCGCAACCCCGTGCTCGCCGACCAGGCCGAGGCCCTCGCCACCACCACCCTTTCCACGGAGTCGTGATGACCCAGTCCCCGACCCTTCCCGTCGCCCCCGCCACGCCCGCCGACACGGGCCACGCCACCGGCACCGCGCACAGCACCGGCACCGCGCACAGCACCGGCACCGCGCAGAGCACCGGCACCGCGCAGAGCACCGGCACCGCGCAGAGCACCGGTACCGCGCACGGCACCGACACCGCCGCCGTGCCGAGCATCGCCCACGGCCCCGCCGCCGAACCGACCGGTGTTCTCGCCCGTTTCGAGGAGCAGGCCCGGCGCGACCCGCAGGCCCCGGCCGTGATCGACGGAACGCGGACCTGGACGTACCAGGACCTCGACGCGGCGGCCGCGCGGGTCGTCGCCGCCCTCGGCGACCGCGTACGGCCCGGTGACCTGGTCGGCGTCTGCCTCGACCGCTCCACCGCCCTGGTGGTCACCGCCGTCGCGCTCGCCCGGATCGGCGCCGTCTACCTGCCGCTCGGCCCCCGCCCCGGCGAACGCCGCACCCAGGCCGTCACCGAGGACCTCGACGTCGCCTGCCTCATCGGCGACCCCGGCGTCCTGCCCGAGGCACACCGCGGCGGGGAGCACACCCCGCTGCCGCTGCCCACCGACGGTGTCAACGCCCCCGCCGCCGCGGTGGCGGCCTTCGCCGGCTCCGGCCGCGGCACCCGGCGCGCGCCCGAAGGCGCCCTGTACGCCGTCCTCACCTCCGGTTCCACCGGTCGCCCCAAGGCGGTCGCCGTGGCCGAGCCCTCGCTGTCCGTCGCCCTGGACTGGTACCGGGCCGAAACCGGCCTGGCGCCGGGCGACCGGCAGTCCCTGCTCATCGGTGTCGCGTTCGACCCGCACCTGCTGGAACTGTGGGCCGGCCTGACCTCGGGCGCCGCCCTCGTCCCGGCCCCGGACGACACCCGCTGGGACTCGCACGTGCTCACCGACTGGTGGCGCGACACCGGCCTCACCCACGCCGTGGCGGCCACCCCCACCATCGAACCGCTCCTGGACCGGCCGTGGCCGCAGGACCTGAAGCTGCGTCACCTCGTCGTCGGCGGCGACCGCATGCGCCGCCGCCCCGGCGCCGACGTCACCGCCACCGTCCACAACGCCTACGGCCCCGCGGAAGCCACCGTCGTCACCACCACCCACGCCATGCGCGGCACCGACCCGGAGGCCGGCGACCCGACCCCGCCGCCCATCGGCACCGCGCTGCCGGGCGTCACCCTCGTCGTCACGGACGACGAGGGCCGCCCCGTCGCCCGCGGGCAGGACGGTGAACTGCGCGTCGGCGGCCACTGCCTGGCGCTCGGCTACCTCGACCCCGAACTCACCGCACGCCGGTTCACGAAGGCGCCGCGCGAACTGGCGCCGTCCGGGATCGACCGCCTCTACCGCACCGGCGACCGGGTACGGATGAACGCCGACGGCAGCCTGGACTTCCTCGGCCGCCTCGACGACCAGGTGAAGATCAGCGGGGTGCGGATCGAACCGGCCGAGGTGGAAGCCGCCTTCGAGCAGGACCACCGGGTGCGCAGCGCCGTCGTCACCGTGCTGCGCGACAGCTCCGGACACAGCCGCCTCGTCGCCCACGTACGGCCGGCCGAAGGCGACCAACCCGCGACCGGGGACCTCCTCGCCGCGGTCCGCGCCTGGCTCCCCGAGCAGGCCGTCCCCGCCGCCGTACGGATCGTCGACGGCTACCCGCTCGACGCCAACGGCAAGGTGGACCGGGTGGCTCTGGTGGCCCGGGAGGAAGCCCGGGGATCGGCCCCCGTACCGTCCCGGACCGTCACCCCGGACGACCTCGCCGCCGCCACCGCCACCGAGCGGCTCGTGCTGACGACCGTGCGCGACCTCCTCGGCCGTCCCGGCACCGGCCTCGGCGACCACTTCACCGACGCCGGCGGCACCTCCGTCGTCGCCGCACGGCTGCTCGCGATCGTCGAACGCGAGACCGGAGTACGCCCGCGCGCCCACGAGCTGCTCCTCAGCACCGACCTGCGCGCCTTCGCCGCCCTCCTCGACCAGCGCCGGACCCCGCGCCCGGAAGGAGCCTGACATGGCACCCACCACCTTGCAGCCCGTCGACCCGGCGAACGGCACGCCCGTACCGCAGCCCGTCGACCCGGCGAACAACGGCACGCCCGTACCGCCGCCCGCCGCCCGCACCACCACGCCCGTACCGCCGTCGGCCCGGGCGGCCACCCTGCCGGCGCTCGTCGCACGGCACGCCGAACTCAGCCCGAACGCCCTCGCCGTCGTGGACGGTGACACCACCCTCACCTACGGCCGGCTCCTCCTGGCCGGCCACGCCCTCGCGGCCCGCCTGCGCGACCACCACGTGGTGCGCGGCGACCGGGTGGCGCTGCTGACCACACGGTCGTCCCGCACGGTCGTGGCCCAGCTCGGGCTGTGGCTGGCCGGAGCGGTGTGCGTGCCGCTCGATCCCGCCCAGCCCAGGCCGCGCACCGAGGCGATGATCACCGATGCCGAGGTGACGCTCACCGTCGGCGACGCGAAGCTGCTGGAGGCCGCCAGGCTCCCCGGTCCCGTCCTCGCCCTGCCCGAGGAGCCGCTCACGAGCGGCCCGCCCGTCGACGCGTCCGATCCGGACAGCCCGGCGTTCATCATGTTCACCTCCGGCTCCACCGGCCGCCCCAAGGGCGTCGCCGTGCCGCACCGCGCGATCGCCGAGCTGGTCACCGCACCCGACTACGTCACCCTCACCGGCCGCGACCGCGTCCTGTTCCACTCGCCCATGACCTTCGACGCCTCGACGTTCGAGGTCTGGGTCGCGCTCGCCAACGGCGCCGCAGTCGTCGTCTGCACCGAACAGCGCCCCTCCCTGGAGGACCTGGCCCGGCACGTCGAGCGGCACGGCGTGACGGTCGCGTTCTTCACCACGGCCCTCTTCCACCAGCTCGCCGCGCGCCGCTCCCGCGTCTTCGCCCAGCTCCGCTCGGTCGTCGTGGGCGGCGAGGCCATGGCCACCGCACAGGCCCGCGAGGTGCTCACCGCCTTCCCCTGGCTGGAGCTCGTCAACGGCTACGGGCCGACCGAGACCACCACCTTCGCCACCGCCCACCGAGTCACCGGGCAGGACTGCGACGCACCGATACCGATCGGCAGGCCCATCGCCGGAGCCACGGCACACGTCCTGGACGCCGACGGCCGGCCGGTGGCCGACGGCGACCGGGGCGAACTGTGGATCGGCGGCAGCAGGCTCGCCCAGGGGTACACGGGCCTGCCCGAACTCACCGCAGAACGGTTCGTCGAGCAGCCCGCCGCCGGCCGGCTCTACCGCACGGGCGACATCGTCTCCCTCCGGACCGACGGCATCCTGCTGTTCCACGGCCGCAACGACGACCAGGTGAAGGTCCGCGGCTTCCGCATCGAGCCCGCCGAGGTCGAACACACCCTCCGCGAGCAGCCGGACGTGGACGACGCCGCCGTCACCGTCGAACGAGCCGGCACCCCCGAGGCGTCCCTCGTCGCGTTCGTCGTCGCCGCGCCCGGCCCCGTGCCGTCCGGCGGGGCGCTGCGCGAGCGGCTCACCGCGGTCCTGCCCGCCCACCTGGTGCCCGACACGGTCACCGTCCTCGAACGGCTCCCCCTCACCCCGGCCGGCAAGGTCGACCGACGGGCGCTCACCGCCCATGCGCACACGGCCGACCACGGGCCCGCCGAGGCGCCGGCGCAGCCGATGACCCCGCTGGAACAGGCCGTCGCCGACGTGTGGAGCCGGGAACTGGGCAGCGAGGTCACCCGCGCCGACGCCGAGTTCCTCGCCCTCGGCGGCCACTCCCTGCTCGCCCTCGCCGTCACCGACGACCTGCGCGAGGAACTCGGCGTGGAACTCTCCCTCGCCGACTTCTTCGCCGCCCCGACCGTCGCCGCACAGGCCGAACTGGTCGAACGCGCCCTCCTGGCCGCCCACAGCGACCTCCACCCCGAGACCTCGGAGCACAGCGATGTCCACTGACGCCGACTCCGCGGCCCGCGAGCGCCAACAGCATCTCCAGCGGGAACTGCTGCGCCGGGCCCGCGCCGGCACCGCCCGACGCGTGACGGCCGAACCCACCGCCGGCGCGGGCGGCCCCGTACCGAAGGACACCGGCCACGCCTCCGGTACCGGCCCGCAGGACGGAAGCATCCCCCTCTCCCGCGCCCAGCGCCGCATGTGGCTGATGGAGCGGCTCGGCGGCGCGGGCGACGCGTACCACGTACCGTTCGCCACCCGGGTGCGTGGCCCGTTCGACGTGGCCGCGTTCACCGGCGCCCTCACCTCGCTCGTGGCCCGGCACGGCATTCTCCGTACCCGCTACACGGAGCGCGCGGGCGAACCCTGCCAGGAGGTGCTTCCCGCGCCGCGGACGGTCCCCGTACCCGTCGTCGAAGCCGACGCGACGCACGCCCCCGGGCTGCTGCGGCGCGAGTCGGCCCGGCCGTTCGACCTCACGGCCGGCGAGGCCGTACGGGCCCTCGTCCTGCGCCACGGCCCGCAGGACCACACCGTGCTGCTGACGTTCCACCACATCGCCGTGGACGGCGGCTCACTGGAGACGGTGGCCGGCGAACTCGCCGTCCTCTACACGGCGGCCACCGACGGGACGGGCCGGCACACCCTCGCCGCACCGCCCCGGTACGCCGACCACG
Above is a window of Streptomyces sp. NBC_01426 DNA encoding:
- a CDS encoding non-ribosomal peptide synthetase, which gives rise to MTQSPTLPVAPATPADTGHATGTAHSTGTAHSTGTAQSTGTAQSTGTAQSTGTAHGTDTAAVPSIAHGPAAEPTGVLARFEEQARRDPQAPAVIDGTRTWTYQDLDAAAARVVAALGDRVRPGDLVGVCLDRSTALVVTAVALARIGAVYLPLGPRPGERRTQAVTEDLDVACLIGDPGVLPEAHRGGEHTPLPLPTDGVNAPAAAVAAFAGSGRGTRRAPEGALYAVLTSGSTGRPKAVAVAEPSLSVALDWYRAETGLAPGDRQSLLIGVAFDPHLLELWAGLTSGAALVPAPDDTRWDSHVLTDWWRDTGLTHAVAATPTIEPLLDRPWPQDLKLRHLVVGGDRMRRRPGADVTATVHNAYGPAEATVVTTTHAMRGTDPEAGDPTPPPIGTALPGVTLVVTDDEGRPVARGQDGELRVGGHCLALGYLDPELTARRFTKAPRELAPSGIDRLYRTGDRVRMNADGSLDFLGRLDDQVKISGVRIEPAEVEAAFEQDHRVRSAVVTVLRDSSGHSRLVAHVRPAEGDQPATGDLLAAVRAWLPEQAVPAAVRIVDGYPLDANGKVDRVALVAREEARGSAPVPSRTVTPDDLAAATATERLVLTTVRDLLGRPGTGLGDHFTDAGGTSVVAARLLAIVERETGVRPRAHELLLSTDLRAFAALLDQRRTPRPEGA
- a CDS encoding non-ribosomal peptide synthetase translates to MAPTTLQPVDPANGTPVPQPVDPANNGTPVPPPAARTTTPVPPSARAATLPALVARHAELSPNALAVVDGDTTLTYGRLLLAGHALAARLRDHHVVRGDRVALLTTRSSRTVVAQLGLWLAGAVCVPLDPAQPRPRTEAMITDAEVTLTVGDAKLLEAARLPGPVLALPEEPLTSGPPVDASDPDSPAFIMFTSGSTGRPKGVAVPHRAIAELVTAPDYVTLTGRDRVLFHSPMTFDASTFEVWVALANGAAVVVCTEQRPSLEDLARHVERHGVTVAFFTTALFHQLAARRSRVFAQLRSVVVGGEAMATAQAREVLTAFPWLELVNGYGPTETTTFATAHRVTGQDCDAPIPIGRPIAGATAHVLDADGRPVADGDRGELWIGGSRLAQGYTGLPELTAERFVEQPAAGRLYRTGDIVSLRTDGILLFHGRNDDQVKVRGFRIEPAEVEHTLREQPDVDDAAVTVERAGTPEASLVAFVVAAPGPVPSGGALRERLTAVLPAHLVPDTVTVLERLPLTPAGKVDRRALTAHAHTADHGPAEAPAQPMTPLEQAVADVWSRELGSEVTRADAEFLALGGHSLLALAVTDDLREELGVELSLADFFAAPTVAAQAELVERALLAAHSDLHPETSEHSDVH